One stretch of Streptomyces sp. A2-16 DNA includes these proteins:
- a CDS encoding ADP-ribosylglycohydrolase family protein: MASIACIPSVPASQDAAELRERARGALLGLAVGDALGAPAENMKPSQIRARWGRIEGYVVDEPAGTDDTEYAILSGLLLARHGSALTPCHVEAAWHKWIADLDEGPFRGAGFSERGTLENLRRGLAAPISAQHRHAWSDGLAMRAAPFGVFAAGRPAEAARLVAVDGSVSHDGEGIYGGQAVAAGVAAAMAGAPTIAVVASALAVIPDDSWTARSLRRAVAVAHRGERAVRSAVVIGGYPWTDLAPEAVALAFGAYAVADGDFREAVLTAVNMGRDADTTAAVAGALAGATRGASAIPADWASAIGPAKGSCLPSMAGHHVLDVAELLVGGEDGKWGTTGLAQEWPPPDPDAFTLAAGDAPGADR, translated from the coding sequence ATGGCATCGATCGCCTGCATTCCCTCGGTCCCGGCGTCCCAGGACGCCGCCGAACTCCGCGAGCGGGCCCGTGGCGCCCTGCTGGGCCTGGCGGTCGGGGACGCCCTCGGAGCCCCCGCCGAGAACATGAAGCCGTCGCAGATCCGCGCCCGCTGGGGCCGTATCGAGGGCTATGTGGTGGACGAGCCGGCCGGCACCGACGACACCGAGTACGCGATCCTCTCCGGCCTGCTGCTGGCCCGCCACGGCTCGGCCCTGACCCCCTGCCATGTGGAGGCGGCCTGGCACAAGTGGATCGCGGACCTCGACGAGGGCCCGTTCCGCGGCGCGGGATTCAGCGAGCGGGGCACGCTGGAGAACCTCCGCCGGGGCCTCGCGGCCCCCATCTCGGCCCAGCACCGCCACGCCTGGAGCGACGGTCTGGCGATGCGGGCGGCGCCCTTCGGCGTCTTCGCGGCGGGCCGCCCCGCGGAGGCGGCCCGTCTGGTGGCGGTCGACGGCTCGGTGAGCCACGACGGCGAGGGCATCTACGGCGGCCAGGCGGTCGCGGCGGGAGTGGCCGCGGCGATGGCGGGCGCCCCCACGATCGCCGTCGTCGCCTCCGCGCTCGCGGTGATCCCGGACGACAGCTGGACGGCGAGGTCCCTGAGGAGGGCGGTGGCGGTGGCCCACCGGGGCGAACGCGCGGTCCGTTCCGCCGTCGTCATCGGCGGCTACCCGTGGACCGACCTGGCCCCGGAGGCGGTGGCCCTCGCCTTCGGGGCGTACGCGGTGGCCGACGGCGACTTCCGCGAGGCGGTGCTCACGGCGGTCAACATGGGCAGGGACGCGGACACGACGGCGGCGGTGGCGGGAGCGCTGGCAGGCGCCACGAGGGGCGCGTCGGCCATCCCCGCCGACTGGGCGTCGGCGATCGGCCCGGCGAAGGGCAGCTGCCTGCCCTCGATGGCGGGCCACCACGTGCTGGACGTGGCGGAGTTGCTGGTGGGCGGCGAGGACGGGAAGTGGGGGACGACCGGTCTCGCACAGGAGTGGCCCCCGCCCGACCCGGACGCCTTCACCCTGGCAGCGGGCGACGCGCCGGGGGCGGACCGATGA